From Opisthocomus hoazin isolate bOpiHoa1 chromosome 10, bOpiHoa1.hap1, whole genome shotgun sequence, a single genomic window includes:
- the TRPM7 gene encoding transient receptor potential cation channel subfamily M member 7 isoform X2 yields the protein MSQKSWIENTFTKRECVYIIPSSKDPHRCLPGCQICQQLVRCCCGRLVRQHACFTASLAMKYSDVKLGENCNQEIEEWSVEKHTEQTSTDAYGVINFQGGSHSYRAKYVRLSYDTKPEAILQLMLKEWQMELPKLVISVHGGMQKFELHPRIKQLLGKGLIKAAVTTGAWIITGGVNTGVAKHVGDALREHASRSSRKICTIGIAPWGVIENRNDLVGRDVVAPYQTLLNPLSKLNVLNNLHSHFVLVDDGTVGKYGAEVKLRRELEKTINLQRIHARIGQGVPVVALVFEGGPNVILTVLDFLQESPPVPVVVCEGTGRAADILAYVHKQTEEGGNVPEGAEPEIISTIKKTFNFGQSEAVHLFQTLLECMKKKELITVFHIGSDEHQDIDVAILTALLKGTNASAFDQLVLTLAWDRVDIAKNHVFVYGQQWLVGSLEQAMLDALVMDRVAFVKLLIENGVSMHKFLTIPRLEELYNTKQGPTNPTLFHLVRDVKQGNLPPGYKINLIDVGLVIEYLMGGTYRCTYTRKRFRAIYNSLSGNNRRSGRNPSNTTPQMCKSHESFGNRADKKEKMRHNHFIKTAQPYKPKIDTGAEEGKKKRTKDEIVDIDDPETRRFAYPLNELLLWAVLMKRQKMALFFWQHGEESMAKALVACKVYRSMAYEAKQSDLVDDTSEELKQYSNEFGQLAVELLEQSFRQDETMAMKLLTYELKNWSNSTCLKLAVSSRLRPFVAHTCTQMLLSDMWMGRLNMRKNSWYKVILSILLPPAILLLEYKTKAEMSHIPQSQDAHQMAMDDSENNFQNAADEIPMEVFKEVRILDSTLEKHDMETPAKPKRLPITQKFYAFYHAPIVKFWFNTLAYLGFLMLYTFVVLVKMEELPSVQEWIVIAYIFTSAIEKIREIFMSEAGKINQKIKVWFSDYFNISDTVAIVTFFIGFALRFGAKGNFGENTYRENYIFVAGRITYCLNIIFWYVRLLDFLAVNQQAGPYVMMIGKMVANMFYIVVIMALVLLSFGVPRKAILYPDEAPSWTLARDIVFHPYWMIFGEVYAYEIDVCANDSDEKVAHLCGPGTWLTPFLQAVYLFVQYIIMVNLLIAFFNNVYLQVKAISNIVWKYQRYHFIMAYHEKPVLPPPLIILSHMASLFCCICKRRKTDKTSDGPKLFLTEEDQKKLHDFEELCVEMYFNEKDDKFHSGSEERIRVTFERVEQMCIQIKEVGDRVNYIKRSLQSLDSQIGHLQDLSALTVDTLKTLTAQKASEASKVHNEITRELSISKHLAQNLIEDGSLRSSVWKKHSIGNVFGSFPQGGLESNNALLCNISIRDEKDVQHKTIGQELAPVPRREEINFQEAGSSDSALFSNAVSPPELRQRIQAAEISKSVSKSKKLGNSSNSMPHVTSPTAKFFVSTPSRPSCKSQLDSSAKHEETVFSKATEGDNNVEFGAFVGHRDSMELQRFKEAANKIKERSDDIEEQQEDFKKAILEGIETTRLQGLQTDCGLRQSSSCGGFTDPLAVHSEQFMPAYFCYQRMAKIIKS from the exons tcccaGAAATCCTGGATAGAAAATACTTTCACCAAGAGGGAGTGTGTGTATATTATACCAAGTTCAAAAGACCCCCACAG ATGCCTTCCAGGATGTCAGATTTGTCAGCAGCTCGTCAG ATGCTGTTGTGGTCGCTTGGTCAGACAACACGCTTGTTTTACTGCAAGTCTTGCTATGAAATACTCCGATGTGAAGCTGGGTGAAAACTGTAATCAGGAAATAGAAGAATGGTCAGTGGAAAAACATACAGAACAGACCTCTACTGATGCTTATGGTGTCATCAACTTTCAAGGTGGCTCTCACTCGTACAGGGCTAAG TATGTGCGATTGTCATATGACACTAAGCCTGAAGCTATTCTGCAACTTATGCTTAAAGAATGGCAGATGGAGTTGCCGAAGCTTGTTATATCTGTACATGGGGGCATGCAGAAATTTGAACTTCACCCACGCATCAAACAGTTGCTTGGCAAAGGTCTTATTAAAGCTGCAGTAACAACAGGAGCCTGGATTATAACTGGAGGAGTGAACACAG GTGTTGCAAAACATGTTGGTGATGCTCTAAGAGAACATGCTTCCAGATCATCTCGAAAGATTTGCACTATTGGGATTGCTCCATGGGGAGTGATTGAAAACAGAAATGACCTTGTTGGAAGAGAT GTGGTCGCTCCATATCAAACCTTGTTAAACCCATTAAGTAAACTAAACGTCCTAAATAACCTTCATTCCCATTTCGTTCTGGTGGATGATGGAACAGTTGGAAAGTATGGAGCAGAAGTTAAATTGCggagagaactggaaaaaacTATTAATTTGCAACGGATCCATGCAA GAATTGGTCAAGGTGTGCCTGTGGTGGCACTTGTGTTCGAAGGCGGCCCCAACGTCATACTTACAGTTCTAGACTTCCTTCAGGAAAGTCCTCCTGTGCCGGTGGTAGTATGTGAAGGAACTGGTAGAGCTGCAGACATACTGGCGTATGTTCACAAGCAAACAGAGGAGGGAGG GAATGTTCCTGAGGGTGCTGAGCCTGAAATCATTTCAACCATCAAAAAGACTTTTAATTTTGGTCAAAGTGAAGCAGTTCATTTGTTTCAGACGCTACTGGagtgcatgaaaaaaaaagaactt ATTACAGTTTTTCATATTGGGTCAGACGAACATCAGGACATTGATGTTGCAATACTTACAGCATTGTTAAAAG GCACGAATGCATCTGCATTTGACCAGCTTGTTCTTACACTTGCGTGGGATAGAGTTGACATAGCCAAAAATCATGTTTTTGTTTATGGGCAACAGTGGCTG GTTGGCTCTCTGGAACAAGCTATGTTAGATGCCCTTGTGATGGATAGAGTTGCATTTGTGAAACTTTTGATTGAAAATGGAGTAAGCATGCACAAATTTCTTACAATTCCTAGGCTGGAAGAACTTTATAACACA aaacaaGGCCCAACTAATCCAACGCTCTTTCATCTTGTTCGAGATGTCAAACAG GGAAATCTTCCTCCAGGATATAAAATCAACCTGATTGATGTGGGGCTGGTTATTGAATATCTGATGGGAGGAACCTATAGATGCACCTATACAAGAAAACGCTTTCGAGCTATATACAATAGTCTCAGCGGGAACAATCGG CGATCTGGGCGAAATCCTTCAAATACTACTCCTCAGATGTGTAAAAGCCATGAGTCTTTTGGTAACAGggcagacaagaaagaaaaaatgcgcCATAATCACTTCATCAAAACAGCCCAGCCATACAAACCAAAG ATTGACACTGgtgcagaagagggaaaaaagaaaagaaccaaaGATGAAATAGTAGACATAGATGATCCTGAAACAAGACGTTTTGCTTATCCTCTCAACGAGCTGTTGCTTTGGGCGGTGTTAATGAAGAGGCAGAAGATGGCCCTGTTCTTCTGGCAGCATGGAGAGGAGTCCATGGCAAAAGCCTTAGTCGCTTGCAAAGTGTATCGTTCAATGGCATATGAAGCAAAACAAAGTGACCTTGTTGATGATACTTCAGAAGAATTGAAACAGTATTCCAA TGAGTTTGGTCAACTGGCAGTTGAACTGTTAGAACAGTCCTTCCGACAAGATGAAACTATGGCAATGAAATTACTAACCTATGAGCTTAAAAACTGGAGCAACTCAACTTGTCTGAAGCTAGCAGTGTCGTCAAGGCTTCGTCCGTTTGTAGCACATACTTGTACACAGATGTTGTTGTCAGATATGTGGATGGGaaggctgaacatgaggaagaattcaTGGTACAAA GTGATACTGAGTATTTTACTCCCTCCTGCTATACTGCTGTTGGAATATAAGACCAAGGCTGAAATGTCACATATTCCTCAATCTCAAGATGCACATCAGATGGCAATGGATGACAGTGAGAACAACTTCCAGAATGCAGCAGATGAAATACCTATG GAGGTATTTAAAGAAGTCAGGATCTTGGACAGTACTTTAGAAAAGCATGATATGGAGACTCCAGCAAAACCTAAAAGACTTCCAATTACACAGAAGTTTTATGCATTTTATCATGCACCAATTGTGAAGTTTTGGTTTAATACG tTGGCATACTTAGGATTCCTCATGCTCTACACATTTGTGGTTCTTGTAAAAATGGAAGAATTGCCGTCCGTTCAAGAGTGGATTGTTATTGCTTACATTTTCACATCAGCAATTGAGAAAATTCGTGAG attTTTATGTCAGAGGCTGGGAAGATTAATCAGAAGATTAAAGTGTGGTTCAGTGATTACTTCAATATCAGTGACACAGTTGCCATTGTCACATTCTTCATCGGGTTTGCATTAAGATTTGGAGCAAAGGGGAATTTTGGTGAAAACACTTACAGAGAAAACTACATCTTCGTTGCTGGAAGGATAACTTACTGTCTCAATATAATTTTTTGGTATGTGCGATTACTGGATTTTCTAGCTGTAAATCAACAGGCTGGCCCTTATGTGATGATGATTGGGAAAATG GTGGCCAACATGTTTTACATTGTGGTGATTATGGCGCTTGTACTGCTTAGTTTTGGTGTTCCCAGGAAGGCAATATTGTATCCTGATGAGGCACCCTCCTGGACTCTTGCTAGAGATATTGTGTTTCATCCGTACTGGATGATTTTTGGTGAAGTGTATGCCTATGAAATTGATG TATGTGCAAATGATTCTGATGAAAAAGTTGCTCATCTCTGTGGCCCAGGAACATGGTTGACCCCATTTCTTCAAGCTGTCTACCTCTTTGTACAGTATATAATTATGGTTAATCTCCTTATTGCATTTTTCAA CAACGTGTATTTACAAGTCAAGGCAATTTCAAACATTGTGTGGAAGTATCAACGCTATCATTTCATTATGGCCTACCATGAAAAACCTGTTCTGCCTCCACCGCTTATTATTCTTAGCCACATGGCTTCCCTGTTCTGTTGTATATGTAAAAGAAGAAAGACAGACAAGACTTCAGATGGGCCAA AACTCTTCCTGACAGAAGAAGATCAAAAGAAACTGCATGATTTTGAAGAGCTGTGTGTTGAAATGTATTTCAATGAAAAGGATGATAAATTTCATTCCGGAAGTGAGGAGAGGATTCGGGTCACATTTGAACG gGTGGAACAAATGTGCATTCAGATAAAGGAAGTTGGTGATCGTGTCAACTACATAAAACGGTCATTACAGTCTTTAGATTCACAGATTGGCCACCTACAGGATCTCTCTGCTCTAACTGTGGATACTCTGAAAACACTGACTGCACAGAAAGCTTCAGAAGCTAGCAAGGTTCATAATGAAATCACACGGGAATTAAGCATTTCAAAACACCTGGCACAAAACCTCATTGAGGATGGCTCTCTAAGATCTTCTGTGTGGAAGAAGCACAGCATTGGAAATGTCTTCGGTTCTTTTCCGCAAGGAGGCCTTGAAAGTAATAATGCTTTACTCTGTAACATTTCTATACGTGATGAAAAAGATGTCCAGCATAAGACAATTGGTCAGGAGTTAGCTCCAGTTCCCCGTAGAGAAGAAATAAACTTTCAGGAGGCAGGTTCCTCAGACAGTGCCttattttcaaatgctgtttCCCCTCCGGAACTTCGCCAACGAATACAGGCTGCAGAGATCTCAAAATCCGTtagtaaaagtaaaaaattagGCAATTCATCCAACAGCATGCCACATGTAACATCCCCAACAGCTAAATTTTTTGTTAGCACTCCATCTCGGCCCAGTTGCAAAAGTCAGCTGGATTCTTCAGCAAAGCATGAAGAGACTGTTTTCTCTAAGGCTACAGAAGGAGATAATAATGTAGAATTTGGTGCATTTGTGG GTCACAGAGACAGCATGGAGTTACAGCGGTTTAAAGAGGCAgcaaacaaaattaaagaaagaagtgATGATATTGAG gAGCAACAGGAAGACTTCAAAAAAGCTATATTAGAGGGCATAGAGACAACCAGACTTCAA GGTCTTCAAACTGACTGTGGTCTGAGACAATCGAGTTCTTGCGGTGGGTTTACTGACCCTCTGGCAGTCCATTCAGAACAAT TCATGCCAGCTTATTTCTGTTACCAACGAATGGCTAAAATCATAAAAAGCTAA